A segment of the Asterias amurensis chromosome 11, ASM3211899v1 genome:
ggataaagacaggtacctgctattgTTTTAAACCATACCATTTCGCGCAAAAGGGTACAAAACGAAATGATCGCAaatgtattcatagctttattgcctaagtgttctaaaggttaaccatgcaaatatagatcttttaaaagaagtaaaaaaaaaaaacctgcccaTAACTTATAATGCATTGGGcgttgggtaaaaaccaaaattaatattctttatccccgatgcaaattcaacatctattgcattgggcgacgtccgactcattttcacagagtgggtcactaTGTGCATGTTATATGTGATATGTCAGCCCACCCACAGCGCCTATGGATGAGGCGCTTGGACAAAGCGAAGATAAATCTTGAAGATCCAATTGGGGTATTTTTGACTGGTTGGTGGCGCTTTCCGGCGAATATTCTTGCCTGTATTGGTTTTCTTGTTACAGTGGCTTGCAAGAAACACAAACTGGAAAACAATCTTCGTTGTATACTTGTTGCACAACGTAAAGTTGTTTAACATACGCCCTCAAGAGGCCAAAGATACTTGAACAACCCCTTTAGATGACTACATAAAATACTATGGAGTTGAGTTGGTACCTTTCCGAATTATGGCAATGCTTTATGGCCGGAACGTCTAAAAGTCATAATCTGTCAGCCTAGCATTTTACAAGTAATTGAAACAAACGCTGCATATTTGCAAAAAATGATAATGACATGCAATCAGTGCTtaaaagccagtggacactattggtaattgtcaaagactagccttcatcacagttggtgtatctcaaacatatgcataaaataacaaacctgtgaaaatttgagctcaatcggtcatcgaacttgcgagatattaatgaaagaaaaaacacgcttgtcacacgaagttctgtacgtttagatagttgatttcgagacctcaaatttcaaacttgaggtcttgaaatcaaattcgtggaaaattacttctttctcgaaaactatggcacttcagagggagctgtttctcacaaggttttataccatcaacctctacccatcgTCACcaataaaaggttttatgctaataattattttgagtaattaccaatagtgtccactgcctttaaacaaaaatagccGATATAAACAGCATACTTCAATGCCTCTAGTGCCGTAATTCAAATGCTACAGATCACGCACTGTATTTCACGACCTTCAACATACGGAGGGCACTGGAGGGGCCCGCATGCAGCTTCCATCAATTGAAGGAGCGCCACGTTAACATTGGCCTGACTGCCTGGGATAGCCTCCGGTGCCTCATTCACACATACAGCTTGCTGCCTCCCAAATAAACGGTGAGCTGACATGAGGTAACCCTTGTATTCCTTTGTCCAGTTGTCAGGACATTCGTTCTTGGCTGGAAATAACACCTGAGTGCCTCGATTGGTGAGACGACACACCGCGCACGGCACGTCAAGGTTGTGAATAACTTCGGAATTCTCGTGAGAAAATGGGTCAAATGTGTTGACTTGGTATTGCAGTCCATAAAGGCGTGAGTAACTTTGGAACCCATCGCTGTATGAAGCAGGTACATCTGgatcagttgggagacataagAGATCCGAGGTCCCTCCCTTATAGCTATATTGTGCACCAGCACCATAACCTGTCAAGAAAATATACCTCTTGATTTAGCATTGTTGTCATAGTGCAGGACACCTGAAGAGCTGTCTGTAAATAATGTAAATGAGAAATGAGTAGTAATACAAGAGAACGACTTTCTGTGACAGTAGCGCGAAAGTTCGATAAAAACCTACTTTGATACACGAGCTCTGTGCCTGCCTGGTTTGGGCAAGTGGTTCTTCCCCACCGAATGTATGTCGGTCCTGAAGAACTACGCCCCTGCCATATCATAGACAAACACGTTATTTATACTTCACGAAATCTGAGATTCaacatgaaatgaaatgttctggATTTAGCTGGGAaccttatatatatatacatagaCAAATCAGTTAAACAGATCTTAACAATTATTTCCCATTTGAAATAGGGTCTTCAACAAGTTAGTCTCAACCATAACTTGTACGTGTGCCTGAGTATATTTCTTCTATTACTTTGTTTTGTGGCTATACACGTTTTATTATGTTGTTGGGAAAGTCAATTCTAGCCATTTTGAAGGTAAAATGAACTTAACAGTACAACtaagaaaataatataataaaaattcGACCTCATATTTTTGGATACTTGTGAACCATTCAGAATCTTGTTTCTTTTGTAAAGGTTGTGGCGTGAATGGCAAGTTTAAAAATAAGCATCCTCGTCTCAAGTTAAAATGTTCACCTTGATTATCAATGTCTTATATAAAACTGAAattgtatataaaacaaattgcgatgggtattttttattgtaaagaaTTTTGTGTCAATGTTATTAAACAAGAATTTATCACATAGATATAGTCTTTATTCCAGTTGTTTTCCCGCGAGACTTGCACCAACTGCTCTAAAATCATCGAGCCCGGGCTACTTTGGATCCCGCTTACGAATACAGCTCAATAAATAGAAATACCCTGCAAACATTGGTATAAAAAACTCGATGGCTACTTGTGCTAACTACCGGTTACCTTAAGAATTATTAATCAACATTCAGTTTTAACTTTCTACAGAACCACAACCTCGCCTCAATTCTATGCAATCATTGAAACGAAACTACAAACATATTTCTTACAAAATGCATTCCAAGTAAAAGGCTCCACTATTGCAATGTTACAGTATTGTAACCGAAACGTCATACATCCGAATATCCGTTCTGATACTCCCTTTTTCAGACGATACACGGTTGGTCTGTACGCAAATCAAATGGCGGCCATTGCGTTGCTTCTTTACGACTCAACCTGTGATGTTCTtgtgtgtgggttcgagtcccggtcgtgagacgtgtgtccttgagcaagatacacCATAATATTGTTTGCCGTTAGAACACTTATAGTAAAAGAGAGGTAGTTTACTCCAGTGTTGCTGGTTCACATATCATTCAATTGTTGACAGGTTTTCTCAGGATTGCAATCACTTTTGTTAACTCATCCTTCCCAGAAATATAAAATGACAATAGTATAGTATAGAACTTGAATGTTTTCCAAAAAGTATTAAAGGCAGGGTTTgcttttggtatttactcaactAGGTTGTGAACATCTAACCTCGTGGTAAGAAGCACCGTACAAGAATTTATCACATAGATATAGTCTTTATTCCAGTTGTTTTCCCGCGAGACTTGCACCAACTGCTCTAAAATCATCGAGCCCGGGCTACTTTGGATCCCGCTTACGAATACAGCTCAATAAATAGAAATACCCTGCAAACATTGGTATAAAAAACTCGATGGCTACTTGTGCTAACTACCGGTTACCTTAAGAATTATTAATCAACATTCAGTTTTAACTTTCTACAGAACCACAACCTCGCCTCAATTCTATGCAATCATTGAAACGAAACTACAAACATATTTCTTACAAAATGCATTCCAAGTAAAAGGCTCCACTATTGCAATGTTACAGTATTGTAACCGAAACGTCATACATCCGAATATCCGTTCTGATACTCCCTTTTTCAGACGATACACGGTTGGTCTGTACGCAAATCAAATGGCGGCCATTGCGTTGCTTCTTTACGGTGACACATAATCGATTCCGAATTGAGAAAGGTATCGGTATGTTGACCGCGCAAATTAGAGCTTGAGTTCACAGAGTCGAACTTTGAGGCAAACTTTAGGGGAGTTCTGTGCTAGCCGATTACGAACACTACATCAGTATAATGTTATTTTAGCACACTCACAAATAAGAcctattttggtttattttttattacagtcttaaagacactggacactattggtaactgtcaaagaccagtcttttcacttggtgtatctcaacatatgcattaaataacaaacctgtagaaatttgagctcaatcggtcatcgaagttgtgagataataatgaaagaataaaacacccttgtcacacagatatgtgtgtgtttttagatggttgatttcgagacctcaaattctaaatctaaagtctcgaaatcaaattcatggaaaattacttctttcttgaaatctacgttatttcagagggagccgtttctcacagtgttttatatcattaaactctccccattactcgtcaccaagaaaggttttatgctaataattattttgagtaattaccaatagtgtccactgcctttaaacaaaaataacttgtGGTTACTAAAAAAGAGATTGTGTACACAAATTAGATTTCTGAAAGGAACTAACAGGTACCCTGCAGCAATTTGAACATGTAAACAATAATTCAATTTGTGACAAAACTACCTGTTGTCCTTGTGGCCCTGGCTCACCGCGTGGTCCTCTTTCACCATGTTGTCCTGACTCACCAGTTAGTCCTGTCTCTCCAGAAGGTCCCGGCTCACCGCGAGGCCCTAGTTCACCAGGTTGTCCTGCCTCACCACTTAGTCCTTGCTTACCGGGTTGGCCTCGCTCACCATGAAGTCCTGACTCACCAGTTAGTCCTGTCTCTCCAGAAGGTCCCGGCTCACCGCGAGGCCCTAGTTCACCAGGTTGTCCTGCCTCACCACTTAGTCCTTGCTTACCGGGTTGGCCTCGCTCACCATGAAGTCCTGTCTCACCAGTTGGTCCTGTCTCACCAGAAGGTCCCGGCTCACCTCGAGGCCCTCGTTCACCAGGTTGTCCTGCCTCACCACTTGGTCCTTGCTTACCGGGTTGGCCTCGCTCACCAGGAAGTCCTGGCTCACCGGGTGGTCCTGGCTCACCGGGTGGTCCCGGTCCAATGGGTTGTAATGGACTAGTGGGTTGTCCCGGGTGGCAGTCTCTTCCATCCCGTCCAACTTCTCCGTTCTGGCTCACCGGGTGGTCCCGGTCCAATGGGTTGTAATGGACTAGTTGGTTGTCCCGGGTGGCAGTCTCTTCCATCCCGTCCAACTTCTCCGTTCTTTCCGTCACGACCGTCTCTGCCATCCTTCCTATCTCGGAAAGTTAACACTGGAGAGTAAAGCTCTTGAAAACATTCAAGTTCGTCTAAACAGAATGTCAAAATCCGCTGACTCTAACAGAAGAATGCCGTCCATTCTAGGTGCCTGGGCCTCGGAGACATATAGCATTGATAGGATCAAGTGTAATCGGTAAATGACCATGCGTGGGTCTCAATGGGTGAGTGACGTGAGTGGTGGAGATGATGTGTTTTACAACTTCCTTTCAAAGAACTGATAATAACGTTTTAATGGTCTAAAGGTTTTGATTTTGTAAAGTATTGCCCTGATAGCAAATGTGAGATTTGGTGgaccattctacctccatgggtgGACGCAAATATCACTGTGACGGCCTGGATTTGATTTCTCTATAAAAATGTTAAGGAGGCTCAATTGGACGTGATCATACAATGTCACATTATCATTCGTAGTGAGCCACCTTACCATTCGTAGAGAAATCAAATCCAGGCCGTTCACAGTGTATTCTGTTTGCAatcatatatacatgtagttcttgtTTCAGCCTTATAATGCGCACCCTCGAATTGCTTGGAGACTGGGCAAGTCTACTGTTCGTTTTTAATCAGATGATACACAATATCTCACCTCCAGTAATTCGTGTTGGTATCAGCTGTTGATGCTGTAATGCAATGTTCTTAAAGAAAGCGTCGTTATCAAATTGAACATTTGACAATTAGCATCAATCAGGATCTAAACATTTCTAGACAGTGGATGTTGATATAGAGCTTGATGAAATCCTTACTCGGTCCCGGTGGTCTTTATCCAGGACAAAGTGATGGGCTGATGAGCTTAAAATTCTTGCAAAAGATGTAGTGATATAATGTGCACAATCACGACATCTGCAGTATATTGGATGTTTCATTGATAATGTAAACGATATTTTTCAACCAAATTAACAAAGTTTAGTATCGAGTCCCGTTTTTTGAGCAAggcaaaaacttacaaaatttaTTTGCAATGGATGTACACATTACAGCAAAAATGTTGTATTGATAATCGAATCTAAAGACAGGTAACCAGGGGTcttattcatgaagccctcgtaaattggtcacttacgtggctcttagtaagactttagtaagactttagtaagccCTTAAGTGTTATTCATGAAGCATTCTTATCGCTTAATTACTACGTTACTTACTTAACCTCTCGTAACGCCTTCTAAAGCAGGAACGCGTTTGTGCTGAACAGTCAAGTAATTGTTATGTATTCCACTGGAGCGTGACCTGATTGTCCAAAACGAGCATTTTATACAGTGACTGGATGGTATCGTCAAACATGGAGCGCCGGACTAAAGTAAGGAGAAAGACCGTTGTCCCGCCTACTGAGATAGTGAATTTAGTTGACATTGTTGCATTTAATTGGTCGGTGCTTCACAACAAATTTTCGGATGTCGCAACGCTGAAAAGAAAGGCCGACACCTGGGCAGAAATTCCGCGGAGAAACTGTGTTGGAAAAGTCCTCAGAACTACCAAAGCGGTTCACCGCATTGGAATGACATTCAGAGAtttcgcaagctttcacacgacatcaacatgcaaaaaaaacaagagtacAAAATGTAGCTGGTTACCGCTGAACTATCGAGTTGTTGTTGTTACTAATCACTACTACCAGTACAATTTTAATGAAACACAAATCAtggcaagtaaaaaaaaaagtatagaCAGAAACTACCCTAAGCAACTTTAAAACCCCGCATAACCAAACAAGAGCAGAAACACCAACCAGACGAACTAAATTAAAACCAAAACAGTAATACACAATACACAACTAAATTAAAATAAGAAAGTACAATAATAGTAGTAAACTAATAACCATAACAACTAATAGtcataataaatacaaaataaaataaacgaataaaaaaagtaaacaaataaataaaaacttaatataaaatgaagaaataaaatactataaatcaagaaaaaattattaaaaatagataaCAAATAGGTTGCACCTTCTCAAAAATGTCGCAATGTTTGAGAAAACTTCACAAAGATTTTATAACATATTAAAAGTTGTTCTCCTTCACATAAATCTCAATTCGTCCGAAAATGTTGGCCAGGAATATTGAAAACGGGCTTAAGAAAACGCTACGAAGCCGAAAACACCCCACGTAGCACTAGTAAGGACTTACGCACTCGATTGAAGTTACGAGTGCTTCGTGAATATGACGCAACTCGCTAAGAACGAACTAGTAACACGTAGTTACTTAaggctttttatttttgacaaaagaattaatttcagcatGCAATACTCAtcattttgataccaaatttgcatatgTGTGATGAGaattgacatggttatgacatatttttaccaaaaaggtggtattttaccctaaaaacgtcagattttagtggtttctgccctgaccacacggtaagtccgatcgggctaaaaattggtgtgcattcattgctcattaggacctacaagcacagccatttttatcaaaatcggaagacatgaggtaataaaaaagtgcgttggtctgacatggaatgacccataCTTGTCGCACAACGTAAAGTTGTTTAACACACGCCCTCAAGAGGCAAAAGATACTTGAACAACCCCTTTAGATGACTACATAAAATACTATGGAGTTGAGTTGGTACCTTTCCGAATTATGGCAATGCTTATGGCCGGAACGTCTAAAAGTCATAATCTGTCAGCCTAGCATTTTACAAGTAATTGAAACAAACGCTGCATATTTGCAAAACATGATAATGACATGTAATCAGTGCTtaaaagccagtggacactattggtaattgtcaaagactagccttcatcacagttggtgtatctcaaacatatgcataaaataacaaacctgtgaaaatttgagctcaatcggtcatcgaacttgcgggataataatgaaagaaaaaacacccttgtcacacgaagttctgtgcgtttagatggttgattttgagacctcaagttttaaagtcacctggaaatagaatttgtatTCTTTCAaccataagagtatatgctaacgaacaataaaacaatttttttagtaattgtttgtgacgatttatatgtttgaaaaatatataaagttgtttgggggctgactccgcctaccccttttgtgacgtcaatcgagacagactttgcctgcaatgcgtatagtaaacacacgtgcaaagtacatgtacgtccaagtcgtgagttggtacatttcgaaaagtgtttttctgcatttagcaacaatacacctggtcggcattgtcggaaaaaacttcttttttttgaaacgtacaaactcaccaCTTGgtgcgtacatgtactttgcaattgtgtttactctacgcattacaggcaaagtctgcctcgatgacgtcacgaacagcgccctctcgggtcggggtctactcttaaatttgtaaataacataagaactgattttttaaaaccttagttaactgtttattcacattccactcatcaaaacacatatattagtgacaaaagctttattttgaaaaaataccacttccaggtgactttaaacttgaggtcttgaaatcaaattcgtggaaaattacttctttctcgaaaactatggcacttcagagggagctgtttctcacaaggtttgataccatcaacctcttcccatcgtcaccaagaaaggttttatgctaataattattttgagtaattaccaatagtgtccactgcctttaaacaaaaatagccGATATAAACAGCATACTTCGATGCCTTCAGAGCCGTAATTCAAATGCTACAGATCACGCACTGTATTTCACGACCATCAACATACGGAGGGCACTGGAGGGACCCGCATCTAGCTTCCATCAAGTAAAGGAGCACCCCGTCAGTATTGGCCTGACTGCCTGGGATAGCCTCCGGTGCCTCATCCACACAGACAGCTTGCTGCTTCACGTGGGTATAGTGAGCTGACATGAGGTTACCCTTGTATTCCTTTGTCCAGTTGTCAGGACATTCGTTCTTGGCTGGAAATAACACCTGAGTGCCTCGATTGGTGAGACGACACACCGCACACGGCACGTCACGGTCGTTAATAACTTCAGAATTCTCGTGAGAAAAGGGGTCAAATGTGTTGACTTGGTATTCCATTCCATAAAGGCGTGAGTTACCTTGGAATCCATCTCTGTATGAAGCAGGTACATCTGgatcagttgggagacataagAGATCCAAAGTCCCTCCCTTTTGTGTATAATGTGCACCAGCACCATAACCTGCCAAGAAAGTCCTCTTGATATTAGCATTTTTGCATAGTGCAGGACTCCTGTACAGTTATATGTGAATAATGTAAATGAGTAGTACTACTACAAGAGAACGACTCTTTGTGACGGTAGCGCTAAAGTTCGGCAAATCTCGAGATAAACCTACCTTGATATACGAGCTCTGTGCCTGCCTGGTTTGGACAAGTGGTTCTTCCCCACCGAATGTATGTCGGTCCTGAAGAACTACGCCCCTGCCATATCATAGACAAACAAGTTATTTATACTTCACGAAATCTAAGATTCAACATGAAATGGTTTGGATTTAGCTGAGAACCTTATATACCTACACACAGCCAAATCGGTTAAGGAGATCTTAACCATTAGTTATCATTTGAAATGTGGTCTTCAACAAATTAGTCTCAACCATAACTTTTACGTGTGCCTTAGTTTGTATCTTCAAATACTTTGGTTTGTGACTATACACGTTGTTGGGAAAGTCAATTTTAGCAATTTTGAAGGGAAAattgaacttaaaggaacacgttgccttggatcggtcgagttggtctttgaaaaacgtttgtaaccgttttttataaaatgcatatgggtagaaagatgttgtaaaagtagaatacaatgatccacacaaacatgcctcgaaattgcgtggttttccttttacctcgtcgactaacacgtcggccatttatgggggtcaaaattttgactcccataaatggccgacggtgatagttcgcacagtagaaggaaaaccacgcaatttcgaggcaaacttgtgtggatcattgtatgctacttttaaaacatcttttcaaccatatgcattatataaaaaacggttaaaaacgcttttgttttgaccaactcgtccgatccaaggcaacgtgttcctttaacagtataactaagaaaacaattataataaaaattcGACCTCTTAGTTTGGTTACTTGTAAACCATTTGCTCAACTTTGCTATAATAATCAATTTGGCTAAAGCTTAAAAGCACTATTGCAATTGTACAGTATTGTAACCGACACAACATAAATCAGAATATTCGTAGACTCATCTTTGTGAGGTGGTACACGGTTGGTCTGTACGCAGACCCAATGGCGGCTATTGCGTTGCTTCTTTACGGTGACACACATAATCGATTCTGTCTCCGAATTGAGAAAAGTATCGGTATGTTGACCACGCGAATTAGAATTCGAGTTCACAGAGTCGACTATTGAGGGGAGTTCTGTGCTAGCCGAGTACGAGTActacaacaaaatattgtttatagCACTCACTCCAAATACACCTATTTTGGTATATTTTCGGATACCgcctaaaacaaaaactatactTGTGGTTACTACATAGAGATTGTACGAAAATAAGATTTCTTAAAGGAACTAAACAGGTACCCTGCTGGACActtgtggtaattactcaaaataattgtttgcattaaaccttgcttggtaacgagtaatggggagctgttgatggtataaaacattgtgtgaaacggctccctctgaagcaacgtagttttcgagaaagaagttagtTTCCaccaagttgatttcgagacttcagaataagattttgaggtctcgaaaccaagcatgattgcacacaacttcatgtgacaaggatgtttttctttcattattaactcgcaacttcgacgactaattgagctcaaattttcacaggtttgtcattttgtgcatatgtagagttacaccaagtgagaagactggtatttgacaaataatgtccagtgtctttatacaTGTTAACAAGAATTCAAGTTGTAAAAACTACCTGTTGTCCTTGTGGCCCTGCCTCACCGCGTGGTCCTCTTTCACCATGTTGTCCTGTCTCACCACTTGGTCCTTGCTTACCGGGTTGGCCTCGCCCACCGGGTAATCCTGGCTCACCAGTTGGTCCTGTCTCACCAGAAGGTCCCGGCTCACCGCGAGGCCCTCGTTCACCAGGTTGTCCTGCCTCACCACTTGGTCCTTGCTTACCGGGTTGGCCTCGCTCACCATGAAGTCCTGTCTCACCAGTTGGTCCTGTCTCACCAGAAGGTCCCGGCTCACCGCGTGGTCCTCTTTCACCATGTTGTCCTGTCTCACCACTTGGTCCTTGCTTACCGGGTTGGCCTCGCCCACCGGGTAATCCTGGCTCACCGGGTGGTCCTGGCTCACCTGGTTGTCCCGGTCCAATGGGTGGTAATGGACTAGCGGGTTGTACAGAGTGGCAGTCCCTTCCATCCCGTCCAACTTCTCCGTTCTTCCCGTCACGACCGTCTCTGCCATCCTTCCCATCTTTTCCGTCTCGGCAAGTTAAAACTGGAGAGTAAATTCCAAGTGGGTCTGAAATATGAAATATTAGGGCAAGGATTCCTTCATCGCGAAGAATATTCCTTTATAACTATGTCAGGACCCGCGGGCTTCTTGGACTTAACAAAAGTGTTTCGTTCCCTCGATATGATTTTGCACGGACTCTTACTCCCAAACGGCGAAAAACAAGTGCTACACATGGCTGCTAAGAACAGCTCCATAAAATATCCATTGGAGTCAAGATATTACCAACAAATTCCTATATGGATTCCTGCCCAAGCTCTCATCAAAACTTAGGCAGAGAAGGATATATTTGTGTGTAGCCACTGCCACAGGAGCAAAGACGATCCAGTatcaaacaattttcttttgaccCCTAAGCATGGGAGGAGGAAATCTGGAGGACCTGCACTTACCTACACTGACATTGACCGTGGGTCTGGAGTCAGTAGATTTCGATTAGGCGGCAATGGGGAACAAAAAGGCATAGCGGACCATAGTGATTCGAGGACACCACTCGACCGAAGTAAGCAATCGCATATATTTCGAGAAAGCAAATTTACGTTACGAGGCAACGAAAAAATACGTCGAGGGCAAAACGCCATAAATGTTACTTCACTTGCTTTTTGCACATTACAAATAAATGTCGAGGACAGCTCCTTTAACTTTCCTCCTTCGATTCTTACCAGTTTGGGGAGTATGAAATCCCGATTGAAACGTCATATTCC
Coding sequences within it:
- the LOC139944156 gene encoding uncharacterized protein, encoding MDSNNLPGNHLIWSKKNSSKNCWCWFLAGTLLNLTVTSLIVGPMLFYVHVELQSVKDQLLFHEDRLFILGKHVTTNETTVQQGTPTPEVNGQTSKKAQLRIRRDYEPHMSTENGHAEGNMTFQSGFHTPQTDPLGIYSPVLTCRDGKDGKDGRDGRDGKNGEVGRDGRDCHSVQPASPLPPIGPGQPGEPGPPGEPGLPGGRGQPGKQGPSGETGQHGERGPRGEPGPSGETGPTGETGLHGERGQPGKQGPSGEAGQPGERGPRGEPGPSGETGPTGEPGLPGGRGQPGKQGPSGETGQHGERGPRGEAGPQGQQGRSSSGPTYIRWGRTTCPNQAGTELVYQGYGAGAHYTQKGGTLDLLCLPTDPDVPASYRDGFQGNSRLYGMEYQVNTFDPFSHENSEVINDRDVPCAVCRLTNRGTQVLFPAKNECPDNWTKEYKGNLMSAHYTHVKQQAVCVDEAPEAIPGSQANTDGVLLYLMEARCGSLQCPPYVDGREIQCVICRRMAETVVTERTEKLDGMEETATRDNQLVHYNPLDRDHPVSQNGEVGRDGRDCHPGQPTSPLQPIGPGPPGEPGPPGEPGLPGERGQPGKQGPSGEAGQPGERGPRGEPGPSGETGPTGETGLHGERGQPGKQGLSGEAGQPGELGPRGEPGPSGETGLTGESGLHGERGQPGKQGLSGEAGQPGELGPRGEPGPSGETGLTGESGQHGERGPRGYGAGAQYSYKGGTSDLLCLPTDPDVPASYSDGFQSYSRLYGLQYQVNTFDPFSHENSEVIHNLDVPCAVCRLTNRGTQVLFPAKNECPDNWTKEYKGYLMSAHRLFGRQQAVCVNEAPEAIPGSQANVNVALLQLMEAACGPLQCPPYVEGREIQCLVCCGDQERDMDSNNLPENHLIWSKKNSSKNCWCWFLAGTLLNLTVTSLIVGPMLFYVHVELQYVKDQLLFHEDRLFILDKHVTTNEATVQQGTPTPEVNGQTSKKTQLRIRRDHEPHMTTENGHAEGNMTFQSGFHTHHTALTCRDGKDGKDGRDGRDGKNGEVGRDGRDCHPGQPTSPLQPIGPGQPGEPGPPGERGQPGKQGPSGETGQHGERGPRGEAGPQGQQGRSSSGPTYIRWGRTTCPNQAGTELVYQGYGAGAYYDHKGGTSDLLCLPTDPDEPASYRDGFQDSSHLYGMEYQVYSFDPFSHENSEFINDNDVPCAVCRLTNRSTQVLFPAKNECPDNWTKEYKGNLMSAYYFFGRQQAVCVDEAPEVIPGSQANDNGALLYLMEAVCGSLQCPPYVEGREIQCVICSI